The Xenopus laevis strain J_2021 chromosome 5L, Xenopus_laevis_v10.1, whole genome shotgun sequence genome has a segment encoding these proteins:
- the LOC108716158 gene encoding G-protein coupled receptor family C group 6 member A — MFCNLVFAFLSLWRFSFSCDTMKNAVARQQGDIMIGGIFPIHDGISRQSENTFSQDFQCVGLRLRHMIDAMSMIYSIEKINNSTLLSGITLGYEIYDSCSSALKAVQSIMHLIPETVAVNNSTNCSHTEIIPTIKAVVGEEYSEMSIAISRILNIHLIPQISPSSSSVVLSDKVKFPSFLRTIPNDNHQTLALAKLVATFGWNWVGIISSDDDYGRSAVEHLNIFFKQEGICIAFTKIIPTYIDHPDLADSLNNIMNEFMIESNDFYPTDVVIVIVKTQIVSKLFEECIRRNITKTWIASDIWATSNEVSSAEEIKRVGTILGLNFKGGNIPGFADYLKNLKASKYGEMNKFIAEYKNLRFGCTEDYIKYLECINSSSKYCALTDSIEKKSPLACKVEDILSANDDYLLQIAEWRAEYSTALAINAIAQALRNILCKKGKCEIDLNLSPSQLLDELKMGHYYFNEEKFNFDSSGDVLTDYDIIYWKPTNNTIEFLTIGAYNTTGGKVKIERNDILWHTNDNKVPFSNCSKTCMPGFFKKHSDITCCYKCLKCPEGYYTSESDMTECSKCPFYQWSEYGSSHCTNRTIQYLEWKNPYAVALIVFAAIGILTVLLIAILFIKHRDTPAVKAAGGNYSYLLLSSLLFSLMSIIFFIGQPSNIFCQIRQPFYGISFTLCVSGILIKSLRILLAFESGKRGRKIVLFQPIIIICVSTFLQICICLTWQIVKSPYLSELYSVPKLLLLQCNEGSYGAFGIMLGYIGLLAFICFILAYKGRKLPEKYNEARCITFSMLTYMFVWIAFIPIYMNTSGMYVSAVQVFAILASVYGVIFCHLLPVSYIVLFKRNTNNTERYLNSIRAFWIKKPEVSFPQNKVIHSSPSNSILRKRCRSF, encoded by the exons atgttttGCAATCTGGTCTTTGCATTTTTGTCCCTCTGGAGATTCTCCTTCTCTTGTGATACAATGAAAAATGCAGTAGCTCGACAACAAGGGGACATTATGATTGGAGGGATCTTTCCTATTCATGATGGCATTTCCAGGCAATCTGAGAATACTTTTTCACAGGACTTCCAATGTGTCGG GTTACGTCTGCGGCATATGATTGATGCCATGTCCATGATATattcaatagaaaaaataaacaattccaCATTATTATCAGGAATTACCCTGGGCTATGAAATTTATGATTCATGTTCCAGTGCGCTGAAAGCAGTGCAATCCATAATGCACCTTATACCAGAGACTGTTGCTGTGAACAATTCTACAAACTGCAGCCACACAGAAATTATACCTACCATCAAAGCTGTAGTTGGAGAAGAGTACTCAGAAATGTCCATTGCAATTTCCAGGATTCTTAACATCCATTTAATACCACAG ATAAGTCCTTCATCGTCTTCTGTGGTTCTCAGTGACAAAGTCAAGTTCCCTTCTTTTCTACGCACCATCCCTAATGATAATCACCAAACACTGGCTTTAGCCAAGCTAGTAGCTACATTTGGATGGAACTGGGTTGGCATCATTTCATCAGATGATGATTATGGGCGCTCTGCTGTTGAACAtttgaacattttctttaaacaaGAAGGAATATGCATTGCTTTCACCAAAATAATACCTACATATATTGATCACCCAGATTTGGCAGATTCGTTAAACAATATCATGAATGAGTTCATGATTGAGTCCAATGATTTCTACCCCACAGACGTTGTTATCGTTATTGTTAAAACTCAGATTGTTTCCAAGCTTTTTGAAGAATGCATCAGAAGGAATATAACGAAGACGTGGATCGCAAGTGATATCTGGGCAACATCAAATGAAGTTTCAAGTGCTGAAGAAATTAAAAGAGTTGGAACTATACTTGGACTTAATTTCAAAGGAGGCAACATCCCTGGCTTTGCAGACTATCTGAAAAATCTCAAAGCTTCAAAATATGGAGAAATGAATAAGTTCATTGCAGAGTACAAGAACTTACGATTTGGATGCACAGAGGATTACATAAAGTATTTGGAATGTATTAATTCATCGTCAAAATATTGTGCTCTCACTGATTCCATAGAGAAGAAATCTCCCTTGGCATGTAAAGTGGAGGACATTTTGTCGGCAAATGATGATTATTTACTACAAATTGCTGAATGGAGAGCAGAATACAGTACAGCTCTTGCCATAAATGCCATAGCTCAAGCtctcagaaacattttgtgtaaaaagggCAAATGCGAAATTGACTTGAATCTGTCACCAAGTCAg ttacTCGATGAGCTAAAAATGggtcattattattttaatgagGAGAAGTTCAACTTTGATAGCTCTGGTGATGTGCTAACAGACTACGATATCATTTACTGGAAACCTACTAACAACACCATTGAATTCCTTACTATTGGGGCATATAATACTACTGGAGGCAAAGTAAAGATAGAGAGAAATGATATTTTATGGCATACAAATGACAACAAG gtgCCATTTTCAAATTGCTCAAAAACATGCATGCCTggctttttcaaaaaacattcgGACATTACCTGCTGTTATAAGTGTTTAAAGTGTCCTGAAGGATACTACACTTCTGAATCTG ACATGACCGAATGTTCAAAGTGCCCTTTCTACCAGTGGTCAGAGTATGGAAGTTCTCACTGTACAAACAGGACAATACAATATTTAGAATGGAAAAACCCATATGCTGTAGCACTTATTGTTTTTGCAGCCATTGGTATTCTTACTGTGTTATTAATAGCAATTTTGTTTATAAAGCACAGAGATACTCCAGCAGTTAAAGCAGCTGGGGGTAATTATTCATATCTATTGCTTTCTTCCTTGTTATTTAGCTTGATGAGCATTATCTTTTTCATTGGTCAGCCAAGTAATATTTTCTGCCAAATCAGACAACCATTTTACGGTATCAGTTTTACCCTGTGTGTTTCTGGCATCCTAATAAAATCTTTACGGATTCTTTTAGCCTTTGAATCAGGTAAAAGAGGTCGTAAAATTGTGCTTTTCCAgccaataataattatttgtgtATCGACTTTCCTTCAGATTTGCATTTGTTTAACATGGCAGATTGTAAAAAGTCCTTATTTAAGTGAACTCTACTCAGTGCCTAAGCTCCTACTTCTGCAGTGCAATGAAGGTTCCTATGGGGCTTTTGGCATCATGCTGGGATACATTGGACTGCTTGCTTTTATATGCTTCATATTAGCCTACAAAGGAAGAAAGTTGCCTGAGAAATACAATGAGGCCCGATGTATCACCTTCAGCATGCTCACATACATGTTTGTATGGATTGCATTTATCCCTATCTATATGAATACCAGTGGTATGTATGTCTCTGCAGTACAAGTTTTTGCTATTCTGGCTTCTGTTTATGGAGTAATCTTCTGCCACCTTTTGCCTGTATCATATATTGTACTGTTCAAAAGAAACACCAACAACACAGAAAGGTACCTGAACAGCATCCGTGCATTTTGGATTAAGAAACCAGAAGTCTCATTTCCCCAAAATAAAGTAATTCATTCTTCACCTTCCAATTCTATACTGAGGAAAAGGTGCAGGAGTTTTTAA
- the LOC108716159 gene encoding G-protein coupled receptor family C group 6 member A — protein MLWNLVFAFLSLWRFSFSCDTMKNAVARQQGDIMIGGIFPIHDGISRQSENTFSEDFQCAGLRLRHMIDAMSMIYSIEKINNSTLLSGITLGYEIYDSCSSALKAVQSIMHLIPETVAVNNSTNCSHAEIIPTIKAVVGEEYSEMSIAISRILNIHLIPQISPSSSAVVLSDKFKFPSFLRTIPNDNHQTLALAKLVATFGWNWVGIISSDDDYERSAVEHLNIFFKQEGICIAFTKIIPTSVDHPDLADSLNNIMNEFINCSTEVVIVIIKTQIVSKLFKECLRRNITKTWIASDIWATSTEVLSAEEIKRVGTILGVNFKGGNIPGFADYLKNLKTSKNGEMNTFIAEYKNLRFGCTENYIKYLECINSSSKYCALTDSIEKKSPLACKVEDILSANDDYLLQIAEWRAEYSTTLAINAIAQALRNILCKKGKCEIDLNLSPSQLLDELKMGQFYFNEEKFNFDSSGDVLTDYDIIYWKPTNNTIEFLTIGAYNTTAGKVKIERNDILWHTNDNKVPFSNCSKTCMPGFFKKHSDITCCYKCIECAEGYYTSKSDMTECSKCPFYQWSEYGSSHCTNRTIQYLEWKNPYAVAFTVFAAIGILTVLLIAILFIKNRDTPAVKAAGGNYSYLLLSSLLLSLMSIIFFIGQPSNIFCQIRQPFYGISFTLCVSGILIKSLRILLAFESGKRGRKIVLFHPIIIICVSTFLQICICLTWQIVKSPYLSELYSVPKLLLLQCNEGSYGAFGIMLGYIGLLAFICFILAYKGRKLPEKYNEARCITFSMLTYMFVWIAFIPIYMNTSGMYVSAVQVFAILASVYGVIFCHLLPVSYIVLFKRNTNNTERYLNSIRAFWIKKPEVSFPQNKVIHSSPSNSILRKRCRSF, from the exons ATGCTTTGGAATCTGGTCTTTGCGTTTTTGTCCCTTTGGAGATTCTCCTTCTCTTGTGATACAATGAAAAATGCAGTAGCTCGACAACAAGGGGACATTATGATTGGAGGGATCTTTCCTATTCATGATGGCATTTCCAGGCAATCTGAGAATACTTTTTCAGAGGACTTCCAATGTGCCGG GTTACGTCTGCGGCATATGATTGATGCCATGTCCATGATATattcaatagaaaaaataaacaattccaCATTATTATCAGGAATTACCCTGGGCTATGAAATTTATGATTCATGTTCCAGTGCGCTGAAAGCAGTGCAATCCATAATGCACCTTATACCAGAGACTGTTGCTGTGAACAATTCTACAAACTGCAGCCACGCAGAAATTATACCTACCATCAAAGCTGTAGTTGGAGAAGAGTACTCAGAAATGTCCATTGCAATTTCCAGGATTCTCAACATCCATTTAATACCACAG ATAAGTCCTTCATCGTCTGCTGTGGTTCTCAGTGATAAATTCAAGTTCCCTTCTTTTCTACGCACCATCCCTAATGATAATCACCAAACACTGGCTTTAGCCAAGCTAGTAGCTACATTTGGATGGAACTGGGTTGGCATCATTTCATCAGATGATGATTATGAGCGCTCTGCTGTTGAacatttgaatattttctttaaacaagAAGGAATATGCATTGCTTTCACCAAAATAATACCTACATCTGTTGATCACCCAGATTTGGCAGATTCGTTAAACAACATCATGAATGAGTTCATCAACTGCTCCACAGAAGTTGTTATTGTTATCATAAAAACTCAGATTGTTTCTAAGCTTTTCAAAGAATGCCTCAGAAGGAATATAACGAAGACGTGGATCGCAAGTGACATCTGGGCAACATCAACTGAAGTTTTAAGTGCTGAAGAAATTAAAAGAGTTGGAACTATACTTGGAGTTAATTTCAAAGGAGGCAACATCCCTGGCTTTGCAGACTATCTGAAAAATctcaaaacatcaaaaaatggaGAAATGAATACGTTTATTGCAGAGTATAAGAACTTACGATTTGGGTGCACAGAGAATTACATAAAGTATTTGGAATGTATTAATTCATCGTCAAAATATTGTGCTCTCACTGATTCCATAGAGAAGAAATCTCCATTGGCATGTAAAGTGGAGGACATTTTGTCAGCAAATGATGATTATTTACTACAAATTGCTGAATGGAGAGCAGAATACAGTACAACTCTTGCCATAAATGCCATAGCTCAAGCtctcagaaacattttgtgtaaaaagggCAAATGCGAAATTGACTTGAATCTGTCACCAAGTCAg ttactCGATGAGCTAAAAATGgggcaattttattttaatgaggAGAAGTTCAACTTTGATAGCTCTGGTGATGTGCTAACAGACTACGATATCATTTACTGGAAACCTACTAACAACACCATTGAATTCCTTACCATTGGGGCATATAATACTACTGCAGGCAAAGTAAAGATAGAGAGAAATGATATTTTATGGCATACAAATGACAACAAG GTGCCATTTTCAAATTGCTCAAAAACATGCATGCCTggctttttcaaaaaacattcgGACATTACCTGCTGTTATAAGTGCATAGAGTGTGCTGAAGGATACTACACTTCTAAATCTG ACATGACGGAATGTTCAAAGTGCCCTTTCTACCAGTGGTCAGAGTATGGAAGTTCTCACTGTACAAACAGGACAATACAATATTTAGAATGGAAAAACCCATATGCTGTAGCATTTACTGTTTTTGCAGCCATTGGTATTCTTACTGTGTTATTAATAGCAATTTTGTTTATAAAGAACAGAGATACTCCAGCAGTTAAAGCAGCTGGGGGCAACTATTCATATCTATTGCTTTCTTCCTTGTTATTGAGCTTGATGAGCATTATCTTTTTCATTGGTCAGCCAAGTAATATTTTCTGCCAAATCAGACAACCGTTTTACGGTATCAGTTTTACCCTGTGCGTTTCTGGCATCTTAATAAAATCTTTACGGATTCTTTTAGCCTTTGAATCGGGTAAAAGAGGTCGTAAAATTGTGCTTTTCCAcccaataataattatttgtgtATCGACTTTCCTTCAGATTTGCATTTGTTTAACGTGGCAGATTGTAAAAAGTCCTTATTTAAGTGAACTCTACTCAGTGCCTAAGCTCCTACTTCTGCAGTGCAATGAAGGTTCCTATGGGGCTTTTGGCATCATGCTGGGATACATTGGACTGCTTGCTTTTATATGCTTCATATTAGCCTACAAAGGAAGAAAGTTGCCTGAGAAATACAATGAGGCCCGATGTATCACCTTCAGCATGCTCACATACATGTTTGTATGGATTGCATTTATCCCTATCTATATGAATACCAGTGGTATGTATGTCTCTGCAGTACAAGTTTTTGCTATTCTGGCATCTGTTTATGGAGTAATCTTCTGCCACCTTTTGCCTGTATCATATATTGTACTGTTCAAAAGAAACACCAATAACACAGAAAGGTACCTGAACAGCATCCGTGCATTTTGGATTAAGAAACCAGAAGTCTCATTTCCCCAAAATAAAGTAATTCATTCTTCACCTTCCAATTCTATACTGAGGAAAAGGTGCAGGAGTTTTTAA